In Thunnus thynnus chromosome 4, fThuThy2.1, whole genome shotgun sequence, the DNA window CTGTCCTGCTTGGTCCACATGTTGAGGAACTGAAACAATGCTTGTTAGTTAAAGTTACTCCTTCTTCATTATAACATTGTGAGCAGTGCCATAGTCAGTGCTACAGAATTAACTAAGAAGACTCACTTGAGATGGAGAAAAGGGCAAGATTTTGACAGGGGTGCTCTTGGGAGTCATTAAGTTATTGGCGTCAGGAGACCAGGCGATGCGTCTCTGGCTGCGGCGGTTCAGTATGGAGGGCGGTGTGACCCCTCCAGGAGAGATGGGGATGAGTTCTCCCTTGCTACCTTTGCTTAACTCCTGCAAGGCGCTACCTTCCAGACGGAACTGGTGGCGTTCTGGGCTCGGGCTGTCTTCAGGCAGGTCGAAGGCTGCCAGGTTGCACCAGCCATCGATGTCCTGAGTACATAAGAAACACTTTATTTGTCAGTTATATATCCggtgtgaaaaaataaaataataataacaatgataatagtAAATTGTTATATATCTGGTCACTTCTCGAAAAAGGGTCATAAAAGATCAACTAAAAATATACCTATTATTGAAATCAATACTAACTAGTCATTAGAGGCTTATTATTCACAATAAGTCACAAGTATTACTCAAAAGTATAATAACGTATCAATatgaaaaacagcacaaatgatTAACGAAAGCAAAAAATATCTGCTGGTGACAAAAATGAGACTAAAGCCAAGTAAGTAGCCTCTGAAAACAAGAACTATGACAAAATGTAACAGTGTCCTCTGCTGCCAAAACTATCTCTTATTCAGAGTGTAACGTTAACATTACTTTCAAACAACTATCTTGCCTGTTACTATCAGAAATAATGAGTAAATTCCAGGATTATCATCAGCAGTCAACAATCTAAATCTTCCTCTAGATGTTTGTTGAAGAAATATCGAAGGCTATCAGACATTGTAGCTTCTCCTCTCAAGGTAAATCAATACAGAAATGATGGGAAATGGACAGACATAAAGATGAATAAGGCAAAACAAAGATGAGACTACAATGTCACTGATGAAATGTAAAGAGTCTTCTGttgactaaaacaaacaaaaatgactaaaatttgACTAAAACTACATCAAAATAAGGTGAGGGTACCAGCTCTTGTTGGCTATTGGGGACACTTACCCCATCCACCATGTCCAGTACTTCCTTCAGTGCTGGGCCAGTGGGGGAGAGAAAGCCGGAGCTGTCCACCACCCAGCTGGTACCGTTCATTTCTCCTGAGGTGTCTGCTTCAGTCTTGGGGCTTAAACTGTCCTTTGGAGAGGGGACAGACTGTGAAGGACCTGGCTTGCTGGGGCTGGCTTTAACACAGGCTGAGACTGGCGTTTCCTGCAACTGGTGGAAGAAGAAGACATCTATAACTAACTGACATTGAAAACATCATTACTGTTGTGCAATACAGATAATCTTTCTGTGGACTTTATTTATAACAAATCAGTTGACAGAGATtaaaaggtatactatgcaggaatTTCCTAAAAAACACTAATAGACTCAGACAAAAGCAATCTCTCTTAAACATCACTCATggcccactagaagtgtgtgagctacacacacacacacacacacacacacacacacacacacacacacacacacacacacacacacacacagtggacaggatgaagctctgcattcacaccaaatccagcaatgcgGCACTTtcccgcagggttgtgtggaggtgtgtgaaacaatcagaaaatgacgttttatttatctgattcacagctttgttcaGGCCAGGGtcgctcgctctcttcatttactctctagctcgctcaaccaccgctgctctctctctctctctcacacacccgGGGAGGAGgagccaactttgaatgctgtgtgtacaaacaccaaccaacaaatcctgtatagtatacctttaaagtATTTAAAACCACCCTGTTTTTAAatcgtgatttttttttttttttttaatcgatGTGATCGGTCACTTACTGAaggttgtgttttctgctctgGGTCCTTGTCTGCACCATCTTGAGAGCAACTGGGCATCTGTGTCATGAGAAAAGACAAATTTTATCATACAGTCAATAGTGTATCCATCTTAGAGGAGAACATCATGGGTAGGATAACCAACCTGCATATCTTTGTTAACACGGGCCAACAGCTCTTCCAGTTCATTTGGCTTAAAGACCTCCCCGGCATAGAAGCCCATCTCTAACTTGCGTTTGATGGTCGAATTCCAGTGATTCTTCACTGCATTATCCGTCCTGTGAATAAATATTATAACATGAATCTTTTGGAGGAGGTGAGGCTttaattacaaacacacacaaaaacatgttgacaatATCAAACTCATCCTATGAGTTGACCATTGTGTATTTACCTTCCAGGGAGCAGCTTTGCAATCTCAGCCCAGCGGTTTCCGAGCAGGCAGTGAGCCTTGTAGATGATGAGGTCTTCCTCGGCTGTCCATGACGACTTCTTCACATTGGGATTGAGGTGGTTGTGCCAGCGCTCTCTACACTGCTTCCCCAGCCTGCCCTTCAGATGTTTGGCTACCACAGCCCACTGTTTGTTGCCATAGCGATGTACAAGCTCTATTACCTGAGGAATGAGGAGGAAATTTAGCTTGCATGTGAAATACAACTTGTTTTCACTAATAACACTAGATATACTGTACTTAATGAGTCAAATTTCAAACCCTTTGCATCGCTAGCTAACGAGTCGCCTAccttctcatcttcctctttggTCCAAGGACCTTTAACCAGTTCTGGATCCAGGACCTTAAACCAGCGGTGCTGACACTGATGTTCAGTGTGATTCTAAGCAGAACAAAACAATTGAAGAAACTTCAAAACACTGATGAGATTTCTGCTGTCAACAATTAACCAATGAGGCCCTTACAGCTTactaaaaacaacagaaaagttAATCAAACTTACTGGTATGAAGCTGGCAATATATTTCCAATCATTCTGCCCCACTTTTTGAACCAAAGCCTTGAGCTTGTCATCCTGtaagcaaacaaataaacatgtttacattctgTCTCCCAGAGAGTAGTGATTCCTTTGACTGTGTCAGGAGGCATTCAGACCAGAGGACATGCAAATCACTGGGACAAGTCATGACAATCACCTCTTCTTGTGTCCATTTCACCTTCACTTTCCCACCGTCTCTCTGTTCTGCCACATCAGAGTCAGTGTCTTGATGCATggcctcctctccatcctcactaagaaacaaaacagcacCAATAAAGGTGACAATGAATGCAGAAACTCTACTGGCCCGCCCTTGTAGTGTGCAGAGGACAACTGGATAATCAGGTTTAGCTGTATGGTTAGCTGCTATCTCATAGCCATACACTACTATGTAGCACAGTTAAGATGTTAGTACAGAGTTGGAGTAAATAAATGGTTGACGTGAATGAATAGAAAGAGTGTCTGGAGTGAAATCAAATACTGAACCCAGTTAATTGTGACTGTCCGGAAAAGGGCGGCACAGACGAGAGACCGTGAAGTTCTCAAAAGTTACAGGGTTAggccaaaatgtaaatgtaatgtacgTTATTCATCTGAATGTTTTAACTGTGTTCAGTGCTCACATTTAATCTGTTAGTGGTCAAAACAGTACTGCTAATGCTAGTTCATTCAGATAATAAATATCAGCATCTTACCCGCGCGGCCACCAGGACATTTccctctgtttctgttgtttacgTTCAGACTGTGGTTTGTCCTGCCGTTGCTGCACGTCATATGCGCGTATATTCGGTGTTATCTGGTTGTATTCCGCGTGTTTATTGTCTTTGTGAAGAGGTCCGCGGTGGTGGAgactcactgctgctgtgttgaaTGTTAAAAGTCGCAGCCTGTAGCCAGCTACAGTGGGGCGGCCGGTCTGTCCGCGCTCCTGGATTTCTATCTCCCGCTCTTCCCCAGCGTACAAACCAGATAGTGACGTATGCGGCGCATTACACATGCGCACAGGGTCATGTAGCAAGATAAAACACTTCCGGCAGGACTTTCAAAGTAAAACGTTTAACGTAGGGCAACCTTCAAATACCAAATTTAGACCAAACTATTCAAACAGGCGTAAGCTTTCATGATATCCCCACTATCAAATAACTAACATACACCTATTCAATATAGTGACAAGCTAAATCCTGTACATTGTCTTGTATACCGCTCTAATTATTATATACATATGAGGGAAATGAAATATATGAGGAAAATGGAAACTAATTAAaggcaacaaaaaaacaaaaacagatgattATAATGTTAACTTACACTATTTATTATTAGACTTCATCttaattatttataattgtGAAAACgtaattattaaaaaacaatcatGTCCTCATTTTAAGCTTTCACTATTATATGAATGAATGGCGAATTAATCAATATcatgattaattaaaaaaacaaacgaTAAACTAAACcataatgaaaattattgtaAGTTGAAGGCTTaggaaataaaaattaaaaagttcaaataaatcaacaataaaaacaccttTTATTACAACTtcaatttacataaaaatagaaagaaagaaaaaactacaTGTAATTTCAACTAATATGTGTCTGCACCTGATTTCCCTCATAGCTGCAGAGCCTGTATGCTGCCCCACCTCCTCCTGACTGATGACTTGCTGGGCCTCCAGCTGGGTCAATTAACACGCAGCTTCAACAGTTTAAAACCCACCTGGAGTTCAGCTGGCACTCACTGGCTCACAGAAACAATGGAGAACATGTTTGTTGTTAAAGGTaagaaaacaagttttattCTGAAGGTAAGTTCATTCATTAAAGCCTGATCTGCTGATATGATTCAAAGTGCTATGTATCATTTTACCTCCTAGATATGAATAGCTTTGAGTGTTCCTCTCCATCAGAGCTTGACAAGAAGTTTTTTGGTGAACAGAGCTTGCTGTCTGCTTTGTCACTGGAACAACTGTCCACATCAAGAGCATCAAATGACACAGTAGCTGATGGATCTGACGCTAGGCTGTCCATCCTGGCGTCTCTCTGCAAGCCGTCGGACCCGCTTTCTCCCTCACAGGTGTCTTCGTTGAACAGCTTGAACCCTCAAGAGACTGACAGTCATCACTTGGTTGTGCCTTTACAGGGAATGTCCTCCACTCCCCACATCCTCCTTCCCAAGCAAAAGTCTGCTTGTTTTGACCAGTCGTACAGTGATCTCGCAGCCTCTCAAATATCCTGGGATGTGTCTTTGATTAAATCAGAGAGCCCCAAACCCTGCATGGAGCTGAGCACTCAGGAGCCAATGTGGagtccaaaactcaaacagTCTACACAACATTCACCAGCTGAAGTTTCTCCCTGATGTGCCCCCCCTACAGGCACACTTGGCATGAAAGTTACACTATCTTGTCTGCCTCTGCACCCATCATGCATCAAGGATGAGTCaaagagaaaagtttaaaaGGTAAGATGCTTCATTCATTAGTGTTCTCTGGCAAAATCTGCAAACCCATGTTTTAGAGTTAaatttctcttgtctttttacAGGATCCATGTGTGAGGATGCATGCAGTCAGCTCTTTGTcttgaacaaaatgtttttaatatttgaatatttaaataaaagtatgaCTTTATTTGCTGGtgtatttacagttttacatatTCTACACAATGGAATACAAAAgtataaagattaaaaatgtcagtttaccATATACAATCATACATTTCAGTCATCACAGTACCCTGTTGATACTATAGTCCAGAACAATGTAACAGTCCTTTTTACTACAGAATATACTCACATCTGCTTAGTCATGGTACAGTATATTGAAAAGGTAGAGCTGAATAACAATCAGTGACCCGGAGTGAACTGTGCCTCAGTATCAATATCATGTTCCTGCAAGAGGGGAATTTGTTATTAGACAAGGCCTTCAATGCATAATAAACTAACTTGTAGGAGAGCTAAGTTCTCTCACCTGATTGAGTTTCTTGAACTCTACAACCTGGAAGAAAATGTGCTCCAAGATGTGCTTGGCATCCCTCTGATCTTTATCCAACTTGGGAGTCACCCCCAGAATTTCCCCACATTTCCGTACATAGAACTCAAGATCATCATCTGTACCTGGGAGCAGAAGcggtttaaaaaaatataaattgtgCCTTATCAAgggtctaaacctaaccacttAATTTTGCTAAGAACAGTAGTGATCTTACATTTATTTGTGAGCTGAGCTAGGCGCACTTTCTCAGAGGAGAAGGTTTCATCTAGATCAAACAGGTCCAGCATGGGTGGAGGCAAATCGCTTAAGGCAGGTGGAAAGACCTAAAAGACAGGAAAGCCCACACTTGTGGATTTAAATTTGTGgagataaaagcaaaaatgtttgTTCCCATAACATTGCAGTTACATATGACTCTAGAAATGTATGCATGGAAAAACACTGGACTTACAGCAGGTTGGAGCTGAGGCAGAGGGGTCTCAAACTGTGGTGTGATCAGCTGAAGTGGCTCGTCTTTGACATTAAGCTGCTTGTAAGCACTGCAGAAAACATTACAacacaaatttttttttagctatgaagaaaaacaagagcagTGATGTGCGGATAATGTTCTCGGGTATATTTTGCATTCTCACCTGATGACTTGGGGTAAAGTATCGGTTGACAAATTGAACAAAGACATGTCAAAGAGAGAGGTGAAGTCCTTGGGGTTTTCATCACCCTCTTGTAAGCACACTCTGAGATGTTCTGACAGGCACCCTGTGTCTGGCAACATGGTGTAATCTGTGATCtaggagacacaaaaaaaaaagggacaagaTGGATGTCAGCTAATTTAAAAGACAATATCAATGATGCCATTCTCCTGTGAAGTAAACGTCCTCACCTCTGGGTCTTCTGCATCAATCTGATTCAACTGAATATTATCAGTCATGAGCCACTGGAGCACAACATCCTGTAATGAAAAAGTACAACAGAGTGTTGAGCACAAATACTCCACTTCAAATTCCACAAGATAGCAGAGtatactttttaaacatttttatatgtcAGCTGTACTCACCATGATTTTACTGTTCTCCTCTTTGTCTATGTATTGGTCACTGAACATGTGGCAGGAACCCAGAACTACCAGTTTTCCAGCCTCCTTAATAAGACATGAGACATCTTTCAACATCACCTCACAAGTATACATGCACAGGTATTGTTGCCTAAGAATAAGTATGAAAAAAACCATCTTGTGCCTCTGACCTTTCCTTGATAGAAAGCCAGGACAGGCCTGTTGAGGGGGAAGCAGACTGAGCCAGTTGAAAGAACAGCAACAGCAGGTTTCATCACACTCAGTGTGGCACCATATGGGTACACAAATGTGAGAGCCCTgcacaaataaagacagaaaattttGCATTCAAAACCCCTCCAAAAACACTAAATGTAGCGGTCAATGTAGTAAATAGGAATATAAAACCAAATCATTTACTGTGCATTGTTTCCaacattttcatcttcagttaTTCCTGTGATCACTTTGCCAGCAGCGCGACTTATCTctctaaacaaaaaaagaggcagaacaTGTTGGCTTTAATGTGCATCAGTGTGTAGGATAATTCATTTTAGAGTGGTAATCCAATACAACTACTGTTGAAATGAAttgatatttatatgtatacaacaaaaccataaataaattatgtgtgtgagaaaatCAATAGATACTGTAACAAACCAACCGGTTTAATACACCATTGGACACAAGCGCCTCCTTTGGATGGAAGTACTTGTAGTACACATTCCTCACAACTGCATCTGTAGTGTTGATGGAGAACATATGCTTCTATAAAACTGCAATACACAACAATTGCATAAATGATTTGAAGTGGCATTTGCACAGATTTCACTACGCACCATTGTTAACCATTATTCCAAACTCCTCAAGGAGGAAGTTGATATTGGTGTCATATTTCATTTCCCCTCCTTCACCGAGCATGACAAGCACATTTCCTCCACTGTCCAGGTAGTGCTTCAGTACCTCCAGCTGAAATCAAATGGGACAAAAGTGTGGAAATATGCTTGTGTGAGAACCTGAATGCAGAATTTAAAAGCAACAAAGCACATAGTGACTGGCAAGCTTGCTATTTCTACCCCTTCCTATGCCAAGAGCTGTTACATGGAAATAAACAGATCATAGTTTAAGCATACATACAATGCTATTTATGAATTTGGTGATGTAAAATGATAGCTTTTGATACACTACCTCTGATGCTGTGAACTTCTCCCTTGGGCCCGCAGTTATCCACAACTTGACACCCTTCAGCTTCTCCATAGACAGCTCATCCTTCATACTAGAAGAggcagcatttatttaacatctGAGGTATCTCTCAATATTGCTAcgaaattatgaaaaatatagtagTAGCTCTAGACAAAGCGCAGACAGGTCAGtgttaaaccacaaacacatTACCTTTGGATTTTCCATTGAGCCCGGAGTCTCTTCTGCATGGATTTGTATCCATTGTTCGTGGTAAACAGCTCTCTTTTTGAAGCATTGAAGACCACAGTGTTGTGCTGTTCCTTCTCCATTCTTTATTAGGTTCACTCACTGCAGTTGGCTTTTAGAAGCATCCGTACACCTGCAAACAGGGTTTAACTCGTAGTTAACGTTAGATCCTATTTGATTAGCTATGAAGTGTCTTTTAGCACATTATTACTATTTTAGCTAGTTGTGGATTATTTTAGCATGGCAATTCACTGCTTGTAACTGAAATTCCAGTCTATACGTAGCCAGTATTAACTTGGAAACGTTGTACTAGTTGGTCACTTAAGTAACAAGTTAAGCATCCATCGTCGTACGTTAGAATACCGTTAGCAAATATAGCTAAGGAGCTAGCTATAAGTTATTCAGAATGTGACGTTATTGTTAGCCACGTAGCTAATAGCTGGGTGCCATTACCTCACGTTAGTGTCCGATGCTTGACATTAATGTTTCTGTTCTCTATTAACTGTTCGCCTATAACATAAATTCCCACCTGTGACACTACGTTATTATTGTACATTCACAGATCAGCGTTGCCAGGCTCTCCTAACAGTGATGCATTATGGGGGAGAGTGGTGACCATGGTAACCGCATAGCAACCGAGTGACGCAGCAGTGgggtaaaatataaaataacccTAAACATAATATATCCATGGGGTAAACAAAATCCACTAGCAagcttttttctgctttcaagATAATCTCACCGTATTCATGGGAAAAATTTACCAAACACATTTCAACAGACTTGTAATGGCTAAATTATTAAATTTGGGAGTAAGCGcgatacaaataaaaaaatgctgcatgatttgacaaaacaacaacaaaaacttaacTCAAGGACCACCTCCTAGCTTTTTTTGAGAGatctttcaaccacatctcacagtctcAACAGGCACACTGTTTGCTGACTTTAAGGTGTCTTCAAAAGTATTATTTTATGCCAATATACATCCACCAACTGTGTGTTTCTTGAAGAAAGTAGCTAGTCTATGGATTTAAGCCCTGTCATGATCATTTGAAAGAGTGGTGTTATTGTTGGGGTTtcaaatttaatatttaaatgtctgtTGTTGAAGATAAAATTGTTGTGTTGAAAGTCAAGCTTGTTGCGTTTCGAGATGTACGGCAGTAATAAAATACCCTGGGGGTTCATTGAAGGGAGCGGAGGAATGTACAGATCCATCAGGGTATGTGAGAGTTTTTGTTACTGGAACATTTTCAGATGTAGTTAAAACTCTGAATAACAAACTATATGAGCAATATTATCTTATTTCCTACACAGGTGTTGTTTGACACACCCATATATGAGCGGGGGTCAGCAAGTTGTCTGGCATACCGGCTCTTATAAGTGTCAGGTAAGACCCAATATAATGACCACACTAATATAAAATATCGGGTAAAATCTCATAAACTGTGTCTTGAACTTCAGCATGAAGACATGTGATCTCTTGTATGGTCTTTAGATTGCACTGGTGGCTGAACTGTTGAGACttcagcagagaaaacagctccCATCTGCTGTGACTGCTGAAGACATGAGTAACCTGCCAGTGGAGGAGAGCAAGAGCACACTGAGAGTGAAGTGAGTtactgacacagacacacacatgcacacatacacacagtccagCAGTACACTTGACCTGACCTCTGCTCCTGTCACACCAATCTGTCTCTAATGAGGAAGAGAGGAACAGTAATGATGAagcttgtgttttctttctgtttgaaGGTTCTGGGAGTTTGAACTAGAGGATTTTGACTCTGATGTCGAGCCTTTTCTCAGACTGGTAAGACCAGAATCCTGGAAAGAATTCACAGTAGTAGTTTTGAGTTAAATACGTCAAATCTGATCATCATGTCTCATTCCTTATTTCAGGTGTTTGAGGTGAACACCAGCATGAAGATGTGAGATGTTGAGTTTGAAGCCAGAAGGCTTCTCAACTCTAAACAGACCATCTCTCCTCAGTTTAAGTGTGtcttatttgacacaaatttaTTACCAGTTACAGTACAATGGTTGTGATGTCTCTGTGGTGttctgaagtgtttttaaaacaaatgttgaaTGACTGTAACCTACAGACATCCCAAGATCATCAGCCAGGCTAATCAGTACGCCAGCAGcctgacagagcagcagcaattGTCTCACAGCTCCAAACTGCTTGGCCTACGGGAGGTGGTGAAGGAGGTGGTCCCAAAAGTCGTacagggaaaaaacaagggacaacaataacaaaagtgGCAGGGGCAGGGTGACTTGTGCCTTTTTTAATGAACTGGATGGAGTGCTAGGTGATCGTCCCGTGATTTGCCCTGGTGAAGGGATGAGGAGGATGTGACATTTGGTTGTTTGAGCTGGACAGAGCAATCACATCTCAATGTGGACACTGGAGACACatattaataccaggtgtaaatgtaatcaggTTATATCATATCTTGATACAATCTGGATACGAAACGTATTTTAAGGTGTAAAGGGACTCAAACTTAAACCGGTGTCAACAAAAATGCCCTTTTAAATCCAAGTAATCttaacaaaaagtgaaaattagGCCATAATCTACGACCCCCATTGAAGCCCTCTTTGGCCCAAGACATAAttgattgtttctgttttccatCCCTTTCAATTATGTTGCAAACAATTTAATGATCAAACCTTCTTGTGTACAAGGCTAACCTTCCAAAGTAGTTATTAGAAGTTCTGTCCCCCCTGAAAATAGCTTTGTCAGAGCTGTGAAACTCTATAATCCCTGGCATCTTCCAGGCCCCCTGTCCAGCTCTGGGCATGCTGAATCATTCAAATTCCCCATTCAGCGCCCCTTGTGGAGATGTACCAGTTAAAAGATCATGTTTCATTTGATTAGCTGTCCAAACACTTATCCTCATAAG includes these proteins:
- the mybl2b gene encoding v-myb avian myeloblastosis viral oncogene homolog-like 2b; translated protein: MCNAPHTSLSGLYAGEEREIEIQERGQTGRPTVAGYRLRLLTFNTAAVSLHHRGPLHKDNKHAEYNQITPNIRAYDVQQRQDKPQSERKQQKQREMSWWPRGEDGEEAMHQDTDSDVAEQRDGGKVKVKWTQEEDDKLKALVQKVGQNDWKYIASFIPNHTEHQCQHRWFKVLDPELVKGPWTKEEDEKVIELVHRYGNKQWAVVAKHLKGRLGKQCRERWHNHLNPNVKKSSWTAEEDLIIYKAHCLLGNRWAEIAKLLPGRTDNAVKNHWNSTIKRKLEMGFYAGEVFKPNELEELLARVNKDMQMPSCSQDGADKDPEQKTQPSLQETPVSACVKASPSKPGPSQSVPSPKDSLSPKTEADTSGEMNGTSWVVDSSGFLSPTGPALKEVLDMVDGDIDGWCNLAAFDLPEDSPSPERHQFRLEGSALQELSKGSKGELIPISPGGVTPPSILNRRSQRRIAWSPDANNLMTPKSTPVKILPFSPSQFLNMWTKQDSHDLENPSLTSTPVCSQKAIVTTPLQRDKTPLTQKENSAFVTPNHKSELCTTPRTPTPFKNAMEKYGPLQPLPQTPNLEDDINEVILREAGIDLVVVRTTPPEQRRKTMHRPPMKKVRKSLALDVVDCQVMPTSKRKSKTEAKHSIKEEPVMVSLNSSSFYSKGHENILDQGFLLGPSDSAIFPSTVPPTPMSKEWETVVCGQTKDQLIMTEKARRYLRSLKSHAPNRALILS
- the ift52 gene encoding intraflagellar transport protein 52 homolog, with product MEKEQHNTVVFNASKRELFTTNNGYKSMQKRLRAQWKIQSMKDELSMEKLKGVKLWITAGPREKFTASELEVLKHYLDSGGNVLVMLGEGGEMKYDTNINFLLEEFGIMVNNDAVVRNVYYKYFHPKEALVSNGVLNREISRAAGKVITGITEDENVGNNAQALTFVYPYGATLSVMKPAVAVLSTGSVCFPLNRPVLAFYQGKEAGKLVVLGSCHMFSDQYIDKEENSKIMDVVLQWLMTDNIQLNQIDAEDPEITDYTMLPDTGCLSEHLRVCLQEGDENPKDFTSLFDMSLFNLSTDTLPQVISAYKQLNVKDEPLQLITPQFETPLPQLQPAVFPPALSDLPPPMLDLFDLDETFSSEKVRLAQLTNKCTDDDLEFYVRKCGEILGVTPKLDKDQRDAKHILEHIFFQVVEFKKLNQEHDIDTEAQFTPGH